A portion of the Syngnathoides biaculeatus isolate LvHL_M chromosome 7, ASM1980259v1, whole genome shotgun sequence genome contains these proteins:
- the mutyh gene encoding adenine DNA glycosylase isoform X2: MWLSCGLPSPFFFLLVSLSQGASCHADDPPPPHLPLPPLRRVYSLRQRATTFERFGKEASKKGSKKEPSVGTSLPPYHNFREPADVGRLRTRLLSWYDLEKRELPWRTLAQIETDVNIRTYAVWVSEVMLQQTQVATVIDYYKKWLKRWPTVADLAAATLEEVNQMWAGLGYYSRGKRLHEGARKVVSELGGRMPDTADELLRRLPGVTGAVDGNVIRVLCRMRAVGADCTSPAVTEALWALANTLVDPGRPGDFNQAMMELGARVCTPKGPLCQQCPVRSHCHSYLKVHARQEQNSRKFLGSKGTKPPALPDIEECGASGTCRLCPTEPWDEELGVQNFPRKPAKKPPRVERTLTCVPTRRGGDGEDEFLLVKGPNKGLLAGLWEFPSVPLAEVDDSEKKQQAALCAHLGNILGAPLTGNPLQYAGEVLHVFSHIRRTYVVHTLRLGGGDEARPRPANVRWIGRSALREAAVSAAVKKTVKLCDSAGLRNQQSSPVSAASIPGIIRPTSGIFKTRREEKGRRRQEEAEAAPSSGSKTQTSLRSFFGTPKREPC; encoded by the exons ATGTGGCTTTCATGTGGGCTCCCCTCccctttcttcttcctccttgtCAGTCTCTCCCAGGGCGCCAGCTGCCATGccgacgaccccccccccccacacctcccACTTCCACCCCTCCGCCGGGTTTATTCACTCCGCCAGCGAGCAACCACCTTCGAACGATTTGGAAAAGAAGCATCAAAGAAAGGATCAAAAA AAGAACCTTCAGTCGGCACTTCGCTCCCCCCGTACCATAACTTCCGTGAGCCTGCCGACGTTGGCCGCCTGCGGACTCGCCTCCTGAGCTGGTACGACCTGGAGAAGAGGGAGCTGCCCTGGAGGACGCTG GCGCAAATCGAGACCGACGTCAACATAAGAACTTACGCAG tGTGGGTGTCAGAGGTCATGCTGCAGCAGACCCAAGTGGCGACAGTCATCGACTACTACAAAAAATGGTTGAAG CGATGGCCCACCGTTGCGGATCTCGCAGCTGCGACTTTAGAG GAGGTGAATCAGATGTGGGCGGGACTCGGCTACTATTCACGAGGGAAGCGACTGCACGAAGGCGCCCGAAAG gtgGTGTCGGAGCTCGGAGGACGGATGCCCGACACGGCGGACGAGCTCCTGCGACGGCTCCCCGGG GTTACCGGGGCCGTGGACGGCAACGTGATACGGGTCCTGTGTCGCATGAGGGCCGTCGGGGCCGACTGCACGAGTCCCGCGGTCACGGAGGCCCTTTG GGCCCTGGCGAACACGCTGGTGGACCCCGGGCGACCAGGGGACTTCAACCAGGCCATGATGGAACTTGGGGCCCGGGTGTGCACCCCTAAGGGGCCCTTGTGCCAGCAGTGTCCCGTACGCTCTCATTGCCACTCTTACCTCAAG GTTCACGCCAGACAAGAGCAGAATTCCAGGAAGTTTTTGGGGTCAAAGGGCACGAAGCCCCCGGCACTCCCAGACATCGAAGAATGCG GCGCCAGCGGAACGTGCCGGCTGTGTCCGACCGAGCCGTGGGACGAGGAGCTGGGGGTCCAGAACTTCCCGAGGAAGCCGGCCAAGAAGCCCCCCAGGGTGGAGCGAACCTTGACGTGCGTCCCGACCCGACGTGGAGGAGATGGCGAGGACGAGTTCCTGCTGGTGAAAGGACCAAATAAAG GGTTGCTGGCGGGCTTGTGGGAGTTTCCCAGCGTTCCGCTGGCGGAGGTGGACGATTCCGAAAAGAAACAGCAGGCGGCGCTGTGCGCCCACCTCGGCAACATCCTGGGAGCGCCGCTGACTGGCAACCCCCTCCAGTACGCGGGAGAG GTGCTTCACGTCTTTTCGCACATCCGCCGGACGTACGTGGTCCACACTTTGCGTCTGGGAGGCGGCGATGAGGCGCGGCCACGGCCGGCGAACGTGCGCTGGATCGGCAGGTCGGCGCTGCGGGAGGCCGCCGTGTCGGCGGCGGTCAAAAAG ACGGTGAAGCTTTGCGACTCCGCGGGCCTTCGGAACCAGCAGAGCTCCCCGGTAAGCGCTGCGTCCATTCCGGGAATCATCCGGCCTACGAGTGGAATTTTCAAAA CACGCCGAGAGGAAAAAGGACGACGACGACAGGAAGAAGCCGAAGCGGCGCCATCTAGCGGCAGCAAGACGCAAACGTCGCTGAGGTCTTTCTTCGGGACCCCCAAGCGGGAACCCTGCTGA
- the mutyh gene encoding adenine DNA glycosylase isoform X1 — MWLSCGLPSPFFFLLVSLSQGASCHADDPPPPHLPLPPLRRVYSLRQRATTFERFGKEASKKGSKKEPSVGTSLPPYHNFREPADVGRLRTRLLSWYDLEKRELPWRTLAQIETDVNIRTYAVWVSEVMLQQTQVATVIDYYKKWLKRWPTVADLAAATLEEVNQMWAGLGYYSRGKRLHEGARKVVSELGGRMPDTADELLRRLPGVGRYTAAAVGSIALGHVTGAVDGNVIRVLCRMRAVGADCTSPAVTEALWALANTLVDPGRPGDFNQAMMELGARVCTPKGPLCQQCPVRSHCHSYLKVHARQEQNSRKFLGSKGTKPPALPDIEECGASGTCRLCPTEPWDEELGVQNFPRKPAKKPPRVERTLTCVPTRRGGDGEDEFLLVKGPNKGLLAGLWEFPSVPLAEVDDSEKKQQAALCAHLGNILGAPLTGNPLQYAGEVLHVFSHIRRTYVVHTLRLGGGDEARPRPANVRWIGRSALREAAVSAAVKKTVKLCDSAGLRNQQSSPVSAASIPGIIRPTSGIFKTRREEKGRRRQEEAEAAPSSGSKTQTSLRSFFGTPKREPC; from the exons ATGTGGCTTTCATGTGGGCTCCCCTCccctttcttcttcctccttgtCAGTCTCTCCCAGGGCGCCAGCTGCCATGccgacgaccccccccccccacacctcccACTTCCACCCCTCCGCCGGGTTTATTCACTCCGCCAGCGAGCAACCACCTTCGAACGATTTGGAAAAGAAGCATCAAAGAAAGGATCAAAAA AAGAACCTTCAGTCGGCACTTCGCTCCCCCCGTACCATAACTTCCGTGAGCCTGCCGACGTTGGCCGCCTGCGGACTCGCCTCCTGAGCTGGTACGACCTGGAGAAGAGGGAGCTGCCCTGGAGGACGCTG GCGCAAATCGAGACCGACGTCAACATAAGAACTTACGCAG tGTGGGTGTCAGAGGTCATGCTGCAGCAGACCCAAGTGGCGACAGTCATCGACTACTACAAAAAATGGTTGAAG CGATGGCCCACCGTTGCGGATCTCGCAGCTGCGACTTTAGAG GAGGTGAATCAGATGTGGGCGGGACTCGGCTACTATTCACGAGGGAAGCGACTGCACGAAGGCGCCCGAAAG gtgGTGTCGGAGCTCGGAGGACGGATGCCCGACACGGCGGACGAGCTCCTGCGACGGCTCCCCGGGGTGGGCCGCTACACCGCCGCGGCCGTCGGCTCCATCGCGCTGGGCCAT GTTACCGGGGCCGTGGACGGCAACGTGATACGGGTCCTGTGTCGCATGAGGGCCGTCGGGGCCGACTGCACGAGTCCCGCGGTCACGGAGGCCCTTTG GGCCCTGGCGAACACGCTGGTGGACCCCGGGCGACCAGGGGACTTCAACCAGGCCATGATGGAACTTGGGGCCCGGGTGTGCACCCCTAAGGGGCCCTTGTGCCAGCAGTGTCCCGTACGCTCTCATTGCCACTCTTACCTCAAG GTTCACGCCAGACAAGAGCAGAATTCCAGGAAGTTTTTGGGGTCAAAGGGCACGAAGCCCCCGGCACTCCCAGACATCGAAGAATGCG GCGCCAGCGGAACGTGCCGGCTGTGTCCGACCGAGCCGTGGGACGAGGAGCTGGGGGTCCAGAACTTCCCGAGGAAGCCGGCCAAGAAGCCCCCCAGGGTGGAGCGAACCTTGACGTGCGTCCCGACCCGACGTGGAGGAGATGGCGAGGACGAGTTCCTGCTGGTGAAAGGACCAAATAAAG GGTTGCTGGCGGGCTTGTGGGAGTTTCCCAGCGTTCCGCTGGCGGAGGTGGACGATTCCGAAAAGAAACAGCAGGCGGCGCTGTGCGCCCACCTCGGCAACATCCTGGGAGCGCCGCTGACTGGCAACCCCCTCCAGTACGCGGGAGAG GTGCTTCACGTCTTTTCGCACATCCGCCGGACGTACGTGGTCCACACTTTGCGTCTGGGAGGCGGCGATGAGGCGCGGCCACGGCCGGCGAACGTGCGCTGGATCGGCAGGTCGGCGCTGCGGGAGGCCGCCGTGTCGGCGGCGGTCAAAAAG ACGGTGAAGCTTTGCGACTCCGCGGGCCTTCGGAACCAGCAGAGCTCCCCGGTAAGCGCTGCGTCCATTCCGGGAATCATCCGGCCTACGAGTGGAATTTTCAAAA CACGCCGAGAGGAAAAAGGACGACGACGACAGGAAGAAGCCGAAGCGGCGCCATCTAGCGGCAGCAAGACGCAAACGTCGCTGAGGTCTTTCTTCGGGACCCCCAAGCGGGAACCCTGCTGA
- the mutyh gene encoding adenine DNA glycosylase isoform X3, producing the protein MRLRMSALRVNMRGVKNESLEIMENVKPKRKRQRTRAKDEEPSVGTSLPPYHNFREPADVGRLRTRLLSWYDLEKRELPWRTLAQIETDVNIRTYAVWVSEVMLQQTQVATVIDYYKKWLKRWPTVADLAAATLEEVNQMWAGLGYYSRGKRLHEGARKVVSELGGRMPDTADELLRRLPGVGRYTAAAVGSIALGHVTGAVDGNVIRVLCRMRAVGADCTSPAVTEALWALANTLVDPGRPGDFNQAMMELGARVCTPKGPLCQQCPVRSHCHSYLKVHARQEQNSRKFLGSKGTKPPALPDIEECGASGTCRLCPTEPWDEELGVQNFPRKPAKKPPRVERTLTCVPTRRGGDGEDEFLLVKGPNKGLLAGLWEFPSVPLAEVDDSEKKQQAALCAHLGNILGAPLTGNPLQYAGEVLHVFSHIRRTYVVHTLRLGGGDEARPRPANVRWIGRSALREAAVSAAVKKTVKLCDSAGLRNQQSSPVSAASIPGIIRPTSGIFKTRREEKGRRRQEEAEAAPSSGSKTQTSLRSFFGTPKREPC; encoded by the exons ATGCGCCTTCGGATGAGTGCGTTACGTGTAAATATGCGTGGGGTGAAGAATGAATCTCTGGAAATTATGGAAAATGTGAAGCCGAAGCGGAAGAGGCAGAGGACGCGTGCAAAAGACG AAGAACCTTCAGTCGGCACTTCGCTCCCCCCGTACCATAACTTCCGTGAGCCTGCCGACGTTGGCCGCCTGCGGACTCGCCTCCTGAGCTGGTACGACCTGGAGAAGAGGGAGCTGCCCTGGAGGACGCTG GCGCAAATCGAGACCGACGTCAACATAAGAACTTACGCAG tGTGGGTGTCAGAGGTCATGCTGCAGCAGACCCAAGTGGCGACAGTCATCGACTACTACAAAAAATGGTTGAAG CGATGGCCCACCGTTGCGGATCTCGCAGCTGCGACTTTAGAG GAGGTGAATCAGATGTGGGCGGGACTCGGCTACTATTCACGAGGGAAGCGACTGCACGAAGGCGCCCGAAAG gtgGTGTCGGAGCTCGGAGGACGGATGCCCGACACGGCGGACGAGCTCCTGCGACGGCTCCCCGGGGTGGGCCGCTACACCGCCGCGGCCGTCGGCTCCATCGCGCTGGGCCAT GTTACCGGGGCCGTGGACGGCAACGTGATACGGGTCCTGTGTCGCATGAGGGCCGTCGGGGCCGACTGCACGAGTCCCGCGGTCACGGAGGCCCTTTG GGCCCTGGCGAACACGCTGGTGGACCCCGGGCGACCAGGGGACTTCAACCAGGCCATGATGGAACTTGGGGCCCGGGTGTGCACCCCTAAGGGGCCCTTGTGCCAGCAGTGTCCCGTACGCTCTCATTGCCACTCTTACCTCAAG GTTCACGCCAGACAAGAGCAGAATTCCAGGAAGTTTTTGGGGTCAAAGGGCACGAAGCCCCCGGCACTCCCAGACATCGAAGAATGCG GCGCCAGCGGAACGTGCCGGCTGTGTCCGACCGAGCCGTGGGACGAGGAGCTGGGGGTCCAGAACTTCCCGAGGAAGCCGGCCAAGAAGCCCCCCAGGGTGGAGCGAACCTTGACGTGCGTCCCGACCCGACGTGGAGGAGATGGCGAGGACGAGTTCCTGCTGGTGAAAGGACCAAATAAAG GGTTGCTGGCGGGCTTGTGGGAGTTTCCCAGCGTTCCGCTGGCGGAGGTGGACGATTCCGAAAAGAAACAGCAGGCGGCGCTGTGCGCCCACCTCGGCAACATCCTGGGAGCGCCGCTGACTGGCAACCCCCTCCAGTACGCGGGAGAG GTGCTTCACGTCTTTTCGCACATCCGCCGGACGTACGTGGTCCACACTTTGCGTCTGGGAGGCGGCGATGAGGCGCGGCCACGGCCGGCGAACGTGCGCTGGATCGGCAGGTCGGCGCTGCGGGAGGCCGCCGTGTCGGCGGCGGTCAAAAAG ACGGTGAAGCTTTGCGACTCCGCGGGCCTTCGGAACCAGCAGAGCTCCCCGGTAAGCGCTGCGTCCATTCCGGGAATCATCCGGCCTACGAGTGGAATTTTCAAAA CACGCCGAGAGGAAAAAGGACGACGACGACAGGAAGAAGCCGAAGCGGCGCCATCTAGCGGCAGCAAGACGCAAACGTCGCTGAGGTCTTTCTTCGGGACCCCCAAGCGGGAACCCTGCTGA
- the mutyh gene encoding adenine DNA glycosylase isoform X5: MRLRMSALRVNMRGVKNESLEIMENVKPKRKRQRTRAKDEEPSVGTSLPPYHNFREPADVGRLRTRLLSWYDLEKRELPWRTLAQIETDVNIRTYAVWVSEVMLQQTQVATVIDYYKKWLKRWPTVADLAAATLEEVNQMWAGLGYYSRGKRLHEGARKVVSELGGRMPDTADELLRRLPGVGRYTAAAVGSIALGHVTGAVDGNVIRVLCRMRAVGADCTSPAVTEALWALANTLVDPGRPGDFNQAMMELGARVCTPKGPLCQQCPVRSHCHSYLKVHARQEQNSRKFLGSKGTKPPALPDIEECGASGTCRLCPTEPWDEELGVQNFPRKPAKKPPRVERTLTCVPTRRGGDGEDEFLLVKGPNKGLLAGLWEFPSVPLAEVDDSEKKQQAALCAHLGNILGAPLTGNPLQYAGEVLHVFSHIRRTYVVHTLRLGGGDEARPRPANVRWIGRSALREAAVSAAVKKTVKLCDSAGLRNQQSSPHAERKKDDDDRKKPKRRHLAAARRKRR, from the exons ATGCGCCTTCGGATGAGTGCGTTACGTGTAAATATGCGTGGGGTGAAGAATGAATCTCTGGAAATTATGGAAAATGTGAAGCCGAAGCGGAAGAGGCAGAGGACGCGTGCAAAAGACG AAGAACCTTCAGTCGGCACTTCGCTCCCCCCGTACCATAACTTCCGTGAGCCTGCCGACGTTGGCCGCCTGCGGACTCGCCTCCTGAGCTGGTACGACCTGGAGAAGAGGGAGCTGCCCTGGAGGACGCTG GCGCAAATCGAGACCGACGTCAACATAAGAACTTACGCAG tGTGGGTGTCAGAGGTCATGCTGCAGCAGACCCAAGTGGCGACAGTCATCGACTACTACAAAAAATGGTTGAAG CGATGGCCCACCGTTGCGGATCTCGCAGCTGCGACTTTAGAG GAGGTGAATCAGATGTGGGCGGGACTCGGCTACTATTCACGAGGGAAGCGACTGCACGAAGGCGCCCGAAAG gtgGTGTCGGAGCTCGGAGGACGGATGCCCGACACGGCGGACGAGCTCCTGCGACGGCTCCCCGGGGTGGGCCGCTACACCGCCGCGGCCGTCGGCTCCATCGCGCTGGGCCAT GTTACCGGGGCCGTGGACGGCAACGTGATACGGGTCCTGTGTCGCATGAGGGCCGTCGGGGCCGACTGCACGAGTCCCGCGGTCACGGAGGCCCTTTG GGCCCTGGCGAACACGCTGGTGGACCCCGGGCGACCAGGGGACTTCAACCAGGCCATGATGGAACTTGGGGCCCGGGTGTGCACCCCTAAGGGGCCCTTGTGCCAGCAGTGTCCCGTACGCTCTCATTGCCACTCTTACCTCAAG GTTCACGCCAGACAAGAGCAGAATTCCAGGAAGTTTTTGGGGTCAAAGGGCACGAAGCCCCCGGCACTCCCAGACATCGAAGAATGCG GCGCCAGCGGAACGTGCCGGCTGTGTCCGACCGAGCCGTGGGACGAGGAGCTGGGGGTCCAGAACTTCCCGAGGAAGCCGGCCAAGAAGCCCCCCAGGGTGGAGCGAACCTTGACGTGCGTCCCGACCCGACGTGGAGGAGATGGCGAGGACGAGTTCCTGCTGGTGAAAGGACCAAATAAAG GGTTGCTGGCGGGCTTGTGGGAGTTTCCCAGCGTTCCGCTGGCGGAGGTGGACGATTCCGAAAAGAAACAGCAGGCGGCGCTGTGCGCCCACCTCGGCAACATCCTGGGAGCGCCGCTGACTGGCAACCCCCTCCAGTACGCGGGAGAG GTGCTTCACGTCTTTTCGCACATCCGCCGGACGTACGTGGTCCACACTTTGCGTCTGGGAGGCGGCGATGAGGCGCGGCCACGGCCGGCGAACGTGCGCTGGATCGGCAGGTCGGCGCTGCGGGAGGCCGCCGTGTCGGCGGCGGTCAAAAAG ACGGTGAAGCTTTGCGACTCCGCGGGCCTTCGGAACCAGCAGAGCTCCCCG CACGCCGAGAGGAAAAAGGACGACGACGACAGGAAGAAGCCGAAGCGGCGCCATCTAGCGGCAGCAAGACGCAAACGTCGCTGA
- the mutyh gene encoding adenine DNA glycosylase isoform X4 — translation MWLSCGLPSPFFFLLVSLSQGASCHADDPPPPHLPLPPLRRVYSLRQRATTFERFGKEASKKGSKKEPSVGTSLPPYHNFREPADVGRLRTRLLSWYDLEKRELPWRTLAQIETDVNIRTYAVWVSEVMLQQTQVATVIDYYKKWLKRWPTVADLAAATLEEVNQMWAGLGYYSRGKRLHEGARKVVSELGGRMPDTADELLRRLPGVGRYTAAAVGSIALGHVTGAVDGNVIRVLCRMRAVGADCTSPAVTEALWALANTLVDPGRPGDFNQAMMELGARVCTPKGPLCQQCPVRSHCHSYLKVHARQEQNSRKFLGSKGTKPPALPDIEECGASGTCRLCPTEPWDEELGVQNFPRKPAKKPPRVERTLTCVPTRRGGDGEDEFLLVKGPNKGLLAGLWEFPSVPLAEVDDSEKKQQAALCAHLGNILGAPLTGNPLQYAGEVLHVFSHIRRTYVVHTLRLGGGDEARPRPANVRWIGRSALREAAVSAAVKKTVKLCDSAGLRNQQSSPHAERKKDDDDRKKPKRRHLAAARRKRR, via the exons ATGTGGCTTTCATGTGGGCTCCCCTCccctttcttcttcctccttgtCAGTCTCTCCCAGGGCGCCAGCTGCCATGccgacgaccccccccccccacacctcccACTTCCACCCCTCCGCCGGGTTTATTCACTCCGCCAGCGAGCAACCACCTTCGAACGATTTGGAAAAGAAGCATCAAAGAAAGGATCAAAAA AAGAACCTTCAGTCGGCACTTCGCTCCCCCCGTACCATAACTTCCGTGAGCCTGCCGACGTTGGCCGCCTGCGGACTCGCCTCCTGAGCTGGTACGACCTGGAGAAGAGGGAGCTGCCCTGGAGGACGCTG GCGCAAATCGAGACCGACGTCAACATAAGAACTTACGCAG tGTGGGTGTCAGAGGTCATGCTGCAGCAGACCCAAGTGGCGACAGTCATCGACTACTACAAAAAATGGTTGAAG CGATGGCCCACCGTTGCGGATCTCGCAGCTGCGACTTTAGAG GAGGTGAATCAGATGTGGGCGGGACTCGGCTACTATTCACGAGGGAAGCGACTGCACGAAGGCGCCCGAAAG gtgGTGTCGGAGCTCGGAGGACGGATGCCCGACACGGCGGACGAGCTCCTGCGACGGCTCCCCGGGGTGGGCCGCTACACCGCCGCGGCCGTCGGCTCCATCGCGCTGGGCCAT GTTACCGGGGCCGTGGACGGCAACGTGATACGGGTCCTGTGTCGCATGAGGGCCGTCGGGGCCGACTGCACGAGTCCCGCGGTCACGGAGGCCCTTTG GGCCCTGGCGAACACGCTGGTGGACCCCGGGCGACCAGGGGACTTCAACCAGGCCATGATGGAACTTGGGGCCCGGGTGTGCACCCCTAAGGGGCCCTTGTGCCAGCAGTGTCCCGTACGCTCTCATTGCCACTCTTACCTCAAG GTTCACGCCAGACAAGAGCAGAATTCCAGGAAGTTTTTGGGGTCAAAGGGCACGAAGCCCCCGGCACTCCCAGACATCGAAGAATGCG GCGCCAGCGGAACGTGCCGGCTGTGTCCGACCGAGCCGTGGGACGAGGAGCTGGGGGTCCAGAACTTCCCGAGGAAGCCGGCCAAGAAGCCCCCCAGGGTGGAGCGAACCTTGACGTGCGTCCCGACCCGACGTGGAGGAGATGGCGAGGACGAGTTCCTGCTGGTGAAAGGACCAAATAAAG GGTTGCTGGCGGGCTTGTGGGAGTTTCCCAGCGTTCCGCTGGCGGAGGTGGACGATTCCGAAAAGAAACAGCAGGCGGCGCTGTGCGCCCACCTCGGCAACATCCTGGGAGCGCCGCTGACTGGCAACCCCCTCCAGTACGCGGGAGAG GTGCTTCACGTCTTTTCGCACATCCGCCGGACGTACGTGGTCCACACTTTGCGTCTGGGAGGCGGCGATGAGGCGCGGCCACGGCCGGCGAACGTGCGCTGGATCGGCAGGTCGGCGCTGCGGGAGGCCGCCGTGTCGGCGGCGGTCAAAAAG ACGGTGAAGCTTTGCGACTCCGCGGGCCTTCGGAACCAGCAGAGCTCCCCG CACGCCGAGAGGAAAAAGGACGACGACGACAGGAAGAAGCCGAAGCGGCGCCATCTAGCGGCAGCAAGACGCAAACGTCGCTGA
- the mpnd gene encoding MPN domain-containing protein produces MEAPGSPQLVEDGGEEDEEELSGGEEADLRSSSGRGSLLTRRGITLRVLLKDGLVEPGDGVLAIHYLGKNFIGDLLNDGKIRWVETGQTFNSPSAWATHCKRLVNPAKKSGCGWASVRYRGQKLAQYKTTWLHKYQPSADMSLVSEEDDEEDEEEGKSAVQAEEKNRNNKPGGLQDALAPRRTDRERIPVRYCSLGTRDASRDPHTLVELSAFSAINRFQPFNVAVSSNVLLLMDFHCHLTTSEVVGYLGGRWDTNTQLLTVLRAFPCRTRLADRDTASAVEEEICQNLFMRGLSLVGWYHSHPRGPALPSLQDIDSQMDHQLRLQGSNNGFQPCLGVICGPYYHGNQGVASTITPFWVVPPPEQRPNDYGIPVAVEVTYVQDNFLTSDVLNEMVLLVDFYKAAPDLVHFNQYWCPDTTMMDKIKGSLSCHAPKDQAYSQILEHVYSQLSGVQ; encoded by the exons ATGG AGGCGCCCGGCTCGCCCCAGTTGGTGGAGGACGGCGGCGAGGAGGACGAAGAGGAGCTGAGCGGCGGCGAGGAGGCCGACTTGCGCTCCAGCTCGGGCCGAGGTTCGCTGCTCACGCGACGAGGCATCACGCTGCGGGTGCTGCTCAAGGACGGCCTGGTGGAGCCCGGCGACGGCGTGCTGGCCATCCACTACCTG GGTAAGAACTTCATCGGGGACCTGCTGAACGACGGCAAAATCCGCTGGGTGGAGACGGGCCAGACCTTCAACTCGCCCAGCGCCTGGGCCACGCACTGCAAGCGGCTGGTCAACCCGGCCAAAAAGTCCGGCTGCGGCTGGGCCTCGGTGCGCTACCGCGGCCAGAAGCTGGCCCAGTACAAGACCACCTGGCTGCACAAGTACCAGCCCAGCGCAGACATG AGTCTGGTGAgcgaggaggacgacgaggaggacgaggaggaaggGAAATCGGCCGTGCAAGCCGAAGAGAAGAACAGAAACAACAAACCTGGAGGATTACagg ACGCTCTGGCGCCGAGGCGAACGGACAGAGAGAGAATCCCCGTCAGATACTGCAGTCTGGGCACCAGAGACGCTTCCAG GGATCCTCACACGCTGGTGGAGCTGTCGGCCTTCTCGGCCATCAACCGGTTCCAGCCTTTCAACGTGGCCGTGTCCAGCAACGTGCTTCTGCTCATG GACTTCCACTGTCACCTGACCACCAGCGAGGTGGTGGGATACTTGGGGGGACGCTGGGATACGAACACACAAC TGCTGACCGTCTTACGGGCCTTCCCTTGTCGGACGAGGCTGGCGGACAGAGACACTGCCTCTGCTGTCGAGGAGGAG ATCTGCCAGAACTTGTTCATGCGTGGCTTGTCGCTGGTGGGCTGGTACCACAGTCACCCTCGAGGTCCGGCCCTGCCGTCGCTGCAGGACATCGATTCCCAGATGGACCACCAGCTGCGGCTGCAAGGATCCAACAACGGCTTCCAGCCGTGCCTGGGCGTCATCTGCG GACCGTACTACCACGGCAATCAAGGCGTGGCCTCCACCATAACGCCGTTCTGGGTCGTACCTCCGCCAGAG CAAAGACCCAACGACTACGGCATCCCGGTGGCTGTGGAGGTCACGTACGTTCAGGATAACTTCCTCACCAGCGACGTCCTCAACGAGATG GTGCTGCTGGTGGACTTCTACAAGGCCGCCCCCGACCTCGTCCACTTCAACCAGTACTGGTGTCCCGACACCACCATGATGGACAAGATTAAG GGCTCGCTGAGCTGCCACGCCCCCAAGGACCAAGCCTACTCGCAGATCCTGGAGCACGTCTACAGCCAGCTGAGTGGCGTGCAGTGA